From one Fibrobacter sp. UWR4 genomic stretch:
- a CDS encoding peptide chain release factor 3 gives MNEEISKRRTFAIVSHPDAGKTTITEKFLWYGNVIREAGHVRAKSNRSYTVSDWMKIEQQRGISVSSSVLNFPFEGCMFNLVDTPGHQDFCEDTYRALTAVDAALVLIDSVNGVEKQTIRLMNVCRMRHTPIITFINKMDLDGRHVLDLLDEIENILKIKVAPFTLPIGVGKLFKGVYSIADNTFHTFNKEEGEQQLIQMTGPDDPRLVEMCGENWVEQFKEEYEMVTGAMDPFDHEKFLKGEMCPVFFGSAVNNFGVRQLLNAFANLAPPPLVRDTDKRPVDPGEEAFSAFVFKIQANMDPKHRDRTAFLRICSGSFTRGEKVFHVRTGRDIRLAAPTAFLAKDKEVIDHAWAGDIVGINDPGLFRIGDTLTDGEKINYTGIPDFAPEHFARVTLLNPLKSKQMAKGLAELSEEGATQLYEPMKSAIPVIGVVGELQFDVLKFRLQSEYGADVSLDRVPAHGIRWVSGPEKDVSKFAEEYAMDCMFDKERNLVCLFPNEYRLNLAIKNYENLKFAETSQG, from the coding sequence ATGAACGAAGAAATTTCCAAACGCCGTACTTTCGCTATCGTCAGCCATCCTGACGCCGGTAAGACTACCATTACGGAAAAGTTCCTGTGGTACGGAAACGTCATCCGCGAAGCGGGCCATGTCCGTGCAAAGTCCAACCGCAGCTACACTGTTTCCGACTGGATGAAGATTGAACAGCAGCGTGGTATTTCCGTTTCCAGCTCCGTGCTGAACTTCCCCTTTGAAGGTTGCATGTTCAACCTGGTGGATACCCCGGGGCATCAGGACTTCTGCGAAGACACCTACCGCGCCCTTACTGCCGTGGACGCTGCCCTGGTGCTTATCGATAGCGTGAACGGTGTGGAAAAGCAGACCATCCGCCTTATGAACGTCTGCCGCATGCGTCACACGCCCATCATCACCTTCATCAACAAGATGGACCTGGATGGTCGCCATGTGCTGGACCTGCTGGACGAAATCGAGAACATCCTGAAGATCAAGGTGGCTCCCTTTACTTTGCCCATTGGCGTAGGGAAGCTTTTCAAGGGAGTGTATTCCATCGCCGACAACACCTTCCACACCTTCAACAAGGAAGAAGGGGAGCAGCAGCTCATCCAGATGACTGGCCCCGATGATCCTCGACTGGTGGAAATGTGTGGCGAGAACTGGGTGGAGCAGTTCAAGGAAGAATACGAGATGGTCACCGGAGCCATGGACCCGTTCGACCACGAAAAGTTCCTGAAGGGGGAGATGTGCCCTGTGTTCTTTGGCTCTGCCGTGAACAACTTCGGTGTGCGCCAGCTGTTGAACGCCTTTGCTAATCTGGCCCCTCCGCCCCTGGTCCGCGATACGGACAAGCGTCCTGTGGATCCGGGTGAGGAAGCTTTCAGTGCCTTTGTCTTCAAGATCCAGGCTAACATGGATCCCAAGCACCGCGACCGTACTGCATTCCTGCGCATTTGCTCCGGTAGCTTTACCCGTGGCGAAAAGGTGTTCCACGTCCGTACCGGTCGTGACATCCGTCTGGCTGCGCCTACCGCATTCCTTGCCAAGGACAAGGAAGTCATCGACCACGCCTGGGCAGGCGATATCGTGGGTATTAACGACCCGGGCCTGTTCCGCATTGGCGATACGCTTACCGATGGCGAAAAGATCAACTACACCGGCATTCCTGACTTTGCTCCGGAACACTTCGCCCGCGTGACCCTCTTGAACCCGCTGAAGAGCAAGCAGATGGCCAAGGGCCTGGCGGAACTTTCCGAAGAAGGCGCAACCCAGCTGTACGAACCCATGAAGTCCGCAATCCCCGTGATCGGTGTGGTGGGTGAGCTTCAGTTCGACGTGCTCAAGTTCCGCCTCCAGAGTGAATACGGCGCCGACGTGTCCCTGGACCGCGTGCCTGCCCACGGCATCCGCTGGGTCTCCGGTCCCGAAAAGGACGTGAGCAAGTTTGCGGAAGAATACGCCATGGACTGCATGTTCGACAAGGAACGTAACTTAGTTTGTCTGTTCCCCAACGAATATCGCCTGAACCTGGCTATCAAGAACTACGAGAACTTGAAGTTCGCGGAAACTTCCCAGGGCTAA
- a CDS encoding GGDEF domain-containing protein — protein MTLAFAIGHTVLFKFKPESPIIKYIGLLGTLVTIYTMCVDNIGIYLSYFFVPMISLLYCSRRTFFLMSALGYAMLLVSNWQIAEYSANLRIDIDAVPWFIGRVGGQTIEFLIMFTGGCFINEIMIKHLRTMYTSEVSLNNTEREAYTDQLTGLWNRRYVDRAFDKYVVVQHSQAAFLVVDMDHMKYVNDSYGHLEGDRALKQLADILKSVFNKYEKATICRFGGDEFTVLLPNVTTISELTLCISDLISRVDETFSNDPKLNSISISIGAAFTDDLDMSYQGVFDRADQALYEVKNSGRNSYQIYTEM, from the coding sequence GTGACGCTGGCTTTTGCTATTGGTCATACGGTCCTTTTTAAGTTCAAACCCGAAAGTCCTATTATCAAGTATATCGGCCTTCTGGGAACCCTTGTGACCATCTATACCATGTGCGTCGACAATATTGGTATTTACCTGAGTTACTTCTTTGTTCCCATGATAAGTCTGCTTTACTGCAGCCGCAGGACGTTCTTTCTCATGAGCGCACTCGGATATGCGATGTTGCTTGTAAGTAACTGGCAAATCGCTGAATATTCCGCCAATTTGCGTATCGACATTGATGCGGTTCCATGGTTCATTGGACGTGTCGGTGGGCAGACCATCGAATTTCTGATAATGTTTACCGGCGGCTGTTTCATTAACGAAATCATGATCAAGCATCTTCGTACGATGTACACAAGCGAAGTGAGCCTGAACAATACGGAACGAGAGGCCTATACGGATCAGCTAACGGGCTTGTGGAATCGCCGCTATGTAGACCGAGCCTTCGATAAGTATGTCGTTGTGCAGCATAGCCAGGCTGCCTTCCTGGTGGTGGACATGGACCACATGAAATACGTCAATGACTCCTATGGTCATCTGGAAGGGGACAGGGCCCTCAAGCAGCTTGCAGATATCCTCAAGTCTGTTTTTAACAAGTATGAAAAGGCTACCATCTGTCGCTTCGGCGGTGATGAGTTTACGGTGCTTCTGCCCAACGTAACAACCATCTCCGAACTTACTCTTTGTATCAGCGATTTGATTTCTAGGGTGGATGAAACCTTTAGCAATGATCCTAAGTTGAACTCGATTTCCATTTCCATTGGCGCTGCCTTTACGGATGATCTGGATATGAGCTACCAGGGTGTGTTTGACCGTGCGGACCAGGCTCTCTACGAAGTGAAGAACTCGGGTAGAAACAGCTATCAGATTTACACTGAGATGTAA
- a CDS encoding 23S rRNA (pseudouridine(1915)-N(3))-methyltransferase RlmH, which produces MRWVLAVFGKAGSPYIADEVDKYVKRLRGGAVPLEVVELKESKLDDRLQSLAQEAALFEKKFPKAEFKRVILSEEGKLMDTVKLSDTLRDRFPGNVVFLIGSAYGIDENLKKSADMLLSLSPLTFTHDHARIITAEQLYRVQMVMQNHPYHHR; this is translated from the coding sequence ATGCGTTGGGTTCTAGCTGTTTTTGGCAAGGCGGGTTCGCCCTATATCGCCGACGAGGTGGATAAGTACGTCAAGCGGCTTCGTGGGGGAGCCGTCCCTCTGGAAGTGGTGGAACTGAAGGAATCCAAGCTGGACGACCGTCTGCAGTCCCTTGCCCAGGAAGCGGCACTTTTCGAGAAGAAGTTCCCTAAGGCAGAATTCAAGCGGGTGATCCTGTCCGAGGAAGGCAAGCTGATGGATACTGTTAAATTATCCGATACACTTCGTGACCGATTTCCCGGGAATGTGGTTTTTCTGATAGGATCTGCATACGGTATCGATGAAAACCTGAAGAAGTCTGCGGATATGCTGCTTAGCTTGTCTCCCTTGACCTTCACTCATGACCACGCACGCATTATCACTGCAGAACAGCTTTATCGCGTTCAGATGGTTATGCAGAATCATCCTTATCACCATCGCTAA